From Butyricimonas paravirosa, one genomic window encodes:
- a CDS encoding murein L,D-transpeptidase catalytic domain family protein, giving the protein MALEGTIDYAVFERAIAGYNRMGGHDKDILTVIDFTKPSTEKRLFVIDLKLKKILFISYVAHGRNSGEKYATSFSNREGSFKSSLGFYKTENTYYGKNGYSLVLDGLERGINDKAKERAIVMHGATYADPSTIRSCGRLGRSLGCPALPLAVCKKIIDTIKGGTLLYIHGDDKTYASRSTFIKQDEIRKDRADI; this is encoded by the coding sequence ATGGCGTTAGAGGGAACGATTGATTATGCGGTGTTCGAGCGGGCTATCGCGGGGTACAACCGGATGGGTGGTCACGACAAGGACATCCTTACGGTGATTGATTTCACGAAACCTTCCACGGAAAAACGCTTGTTCGTGATTGATCTGAAACTGAAAAAGATCCTGTTTATTTCTTACGTGGCTCACGGTCGGAATAGCGGGGAGAAATACGCCACGTCATTTTCCAACCGGGAAGGCTCTTTCAAGAGCTCGTTGGGTTTTTACAAAACGGAAAACACGTATTACGGGAAGAACGGGTATTCTTTGGTGTTGGACGGTTTGGAGCGGGGAATTAATGACAAGGCGAAAGAGCGGGCGATCGTGATGCACGGGGCGACTTATGCAGACCCGTCAACCATCCGGTCATGTGGTCGATTGGGGCGTAGCTTGGGATGTCCGGCATTACCGTTAGCCGTGTGCAAAAAAATTATAGATACGATTAAAGGCGGGACCCTTCTGTATATTCATGGAGATGACAAAACTTACGCGAGTCGGAGTACGTTCATCAAACAAGATGAGATACGGAAGGACCGGGCGGATATTTAA
- a CDS encoding V-type ATP synthase subunit I, which translates to MMKLSLLIFYKEYQTFLGELREKGMVHIHENTERTAEDTDLQAKLMLIRRTGEMITHMQSRNDVEQVEKVKVDDEHLLDYLEGLYSRQDQIEQQLAGLEKDHAAYRPWGKFSREMIQKLETAGWEFHFFSVPEQKYQPEWEEMYDAVIISEMMGQKYFVTVTPAGTSVNLEADPYLFPQATAEELARQITALREESVNIGKELDAVSQDAIERLKKYRLKITEVADKIKVEDAAQHLIDEKVIALEGWIPVEREAEMRSFLETKDVYFEFTRPTPEDDVPVQLKNNAYSKLFEPVTEMFALPQYRELDLTPFLAPFFMLFFGMCMGDGGYGLIIWLACFIIGRKASPSVKGYLVLGQYLGIMTVIVGLLTGSFFGIALDSVEWPWLAGVKSLFLTEANYGKYLGGYNPMMIIAVAVGIIQILYGMCLNAARLTKQFGFKYAVSTLGWVVAIILLGVLIGLPMLKVVIPEGLKYVLYALLGLSALTIYFYNSPGKGIFSNFGSGLWGTYNMATGLLGDTLSYIRLFAIGLTGSILGGVFNTLAFQLTDGLPFIVKFIAVFLILLVGHSINFGLCMISSFVHPMRLTFVEFYKNAGFEGGGKQYAPFRKKVND; encoded by the coding sequence ATGATGAAATTGTCCCTGTTGATATTTTACAAGGAATATCAAACATTTCTCGGAGAACTCCGGGAAAAGGGAATGGTTCATATTCATGAGAATACGGAACGTACGGCAGAAGATACGGATCTACAGGCGAAATTGATGTTGATCAGGCGGACCGGGGAAATGATCACGCACATGCAGAGTCGGAATGACGTGGAGCAGGTGGAAAAAGTGAAGGTGGACGACGAGCATTTGCTGGATTATCTGGAAGGTTTGTATAGTCGGCAGGATCAGATCGAGCAACAATTGGCAGGTTTGGAGAAGGACCATGCGGCTTATCGTCCTTGGGGAAAGTTTTCCCGGGAGATGATCCAAAAACTGGAGACTGCCGGATGGGAATTTCATTTCTTTTCCGTGCCGGAACAGAAGTATCAGCCGGAATGGGAAGAGATGTATGACGCTGTTATAATCAGCGAGATGATGGGGCAAAAATATTTTGTTACCGTTACTCCTGCCGGGACAAGCGTGAATCTGGAGGCTGACCCTTATCTTTTCCCTCAAGCCACGGCAGAAGAGCTGGCAAGGCAAATTACGGCTTTGCGAGAGGAATCCGTGAATATCGGGAAAGAGTTGGATGCTGTTTCGCAGGATGCGATTGAACGGCTGAAAAAGTATCGTTTGAAGATTACGGAGGTGGCAGACAAGATTAAAGTGGAGGATGCCGCTCAACATCTGATCGACGAGAAAGTCATTGCTTTGGAAGGATGGATTCCGGTGGAGAGAGAGGCTGAAATGAGAAGTTTTTTGGAAACAAAAGATGTGTACTTCGAATTTACCCGGCCTACTCCGGAGGATGATGTTCCCGTGCAGTTGAAAAACAATGCTTATTCCAAGTTGTTTGAACCGGTAACGGAGATGTTTGCCCTGCCGCAATATCGAGAGTTGGATTTGACGCCTTTCTTGGCCCCGTTCTTCATGCTGTTCTTCGGAATGTGTATGGGTGATGGCGGCTACGGGTTGATCATCTGGCTGGCTTGTTTCATTATTGGCCGGAAAGCCTCGCCTTCGGTGAAGGGTTACCTTGTGCTGGGGCAATATTTGGGAATCATGACGGTTATTGTCGGCTTACTGACGGGTTCATTCTTTGGTATCGCTTTGGATTCCGTGGAATGGCCTTGGCTGGCTGGCGTGAAGTCACTCTTCCTGACGGAGGCGAACTACGGGAAGTATCTGGGAGGATATAACCCGATGATGATTATCGCGGTTGCCGTGGGTATTATCCAGATTCTTTACGGAATGTGCTTGAATGCCGCAAGGTTAACGAAGCAGTTCGGATTTAAATACGCGGTATCGACGTTAGGCTGGGTCGTTGCCATTATCCTGTTGGGCGTGTTGATCGGGTTACCGATGCTAAAAGTCGTGATTCCGGAAGGTTTGAAATACGTGCTTTACGCTCTGTTAGGGCTTTCCGCGTTGACGATTTATTTCTACAATTCTCCGGGAAAAGGGATTTTCTCTAATTTCGGGTCCGGATTGTGGGGAACGTACAACATGGCTACAGGATTGCTGGGAGACACGCTTTCATATATCCGGTTGTTCGCGATCGGGTTAACGGGAAGTATCTTGGGAGGAGTGTTTAACACGCTGGCTTTCCAGCTCACGGATGGACTACCGTTTATCGTGAAATTCATTGCTGTGTTCTTGATCCTGCTTGTCGGTCACTCGATTAACTTCGGGTTGTGTATGATCAGTTCGTTTGTACACCCGATGCGTTTGACCTTCGTGGAATTCTACAAGAATGCCGGATTTGAAGGTGGGGGTAAACAATATGCCCCGTTCAGAAAAAAAGTAAATGATTAA
- a CDS encoding ATPase: MEPILLAYLGVALMVALSGIGSAYGVTICGNAAVGALKKNPTASGQYIGLSALPSSQGLYGFVGYFLLSSFLTNVDMGWGPASAIFGAGLGLGLVAFFSAIRQAQVCANGIVAIGSGYNVFGTTMVLAVFPELYAILGLLVLILITGLIPA, encoded by the coding sequence ATGGAACCAATTTTATTAGCTTATCTAGGTGTTGCATTGATGGTGGCATTATCAGGAATCGGTAGTGCGTATGGAGTTACTATTTGCGGTAATGCCGCGGTAGGTGCTTTGAAGAAAAACCCGACCGCATCGGGTCAGTATATTGGTTTGTCCGCGCTGCCTTCCTCTCAGGGATTGTATGGTTTCGTGGGATATTTCCTGTTAAGTAGTTTCTTGACGAACGTGGATATGGGTTGGGGACCTGCTTCAGCTATCTTCGGTGCCGGATTGGGACTTGGTTTAGTGGCTTTCTTCTCTGCTATTCGTCAAGCACAGGTATGTGCTAACGGTATCGTGGCAATCGGTAGTGGTTACAACGTGTTCGGAACCACGATGGTATTGGCCGTGTTCCCGGAGTTGTACGCCATCTTGGGATTGTTGGTATTGATCCTGATTACCGGGTTGATTCCTGCATAA
- a CDS encoding four helix bundle protein, giving the protein MNQIEFKRRTKQLGLAVIRMTEKFPETRLAWVVKDQILRSALSVGANYRAVCRAKSDKDFINKMRIVEEEADETAYWLEIIEESDLLKSDDLRELKREVNELVAMVVASIRTKSIGLNKEQQSQNH; this is encoded by the coding sequence ATGAATCAGATAGAGTTTAAACGTAGAACAAAACAGTTGGGTTTAGCCGTGATCAGGATGACAGAAAAATTTCCGGAGACACGGTTAGCTTGGGTCGTGAAAGATCAGATTTTACGTTCGGCTTTATCGGTTGGTGCTAACTATCGGGCTGTGTGTCGAGCAAAATCGGATAAGGATTTCATCAATAAAATGAGGATCGTTGAAGAGGAAGCGGATGAAACAGCTTATTGGCTTGAAATTATTGAAGAGTCTGATTTACTAAAATCAGATGATTTGAGAGAACTCAAGAGAGAAGTAAATGAATTAGTGGCTATGGTTGTGGCTTCTATCCGGACTAAAAGTATCGGGCTTAACAAAGAGCAGCAATCACAGAATCATTAA
- a CDS encoding rhomboid family intramembrane serine protease, whose translation MMTYVILIVTVIVSIACFNNYSLFNKLSCNPYRMVHSREWYRIISHGFVHADWTHLIVNMFTFLSFGLYVENQFVAWGFGSSSFLILYFGGMVAASVYDVWKYRNNQYYSSIGASGAVSSVLFTAIFLHPWDKIYFFAIVPIPGIVFGFIYLLYCQYMAKRDGDNINHNAHFYGAVFGLIFPVLLEPRLLQMFIQQLLRH comes from the coding sequence ATGATGACTTATGTTATACTTATTGTCACGGTTATCGTGTCAATTGCTTGTTTTAATAATTATTCCCTGTTCAATAAATTGTCGTGTAACCCCTACCGGATGGTACATTCCAGAGAGTGGTACCGAATTATTTCTCACGGTTTTGTCCATGCCGATTGGACGCACTTGATCGTGAATATGTTTACCTTTCTCTCTTTCGGGTTATACGTGGAGAACCAGTTTGTCGCGTGGGGATTCGGTAGTTCCAGTTTCTTGATCCTGTATTTCGGGGGAATGGTGGCAGCCTCGGTATATGATGTGTGGAAATACCGGAACAATCAATATTATTCTTCCATTGGGGCATCCGGTGCGGTTTCGTCTGTTTTGTTCACGGCGATATTTTTGCATCCTTGGGATAAGATCTACTTCTTCGCGATCGTTCCGATTCCCGGTATTGTGTTTGGTTTCATCTACTTGCTTTATTGCCAGTACATGGCAAAACGAGACGGAGATAACATCAATCATAACGCCCACTTCTATGGAGCGGTGTTCGGCTTGATTTTTCCCGTGTTACTGGAACCGAGATTATTACAGATGTTCATTCAGCAACTTTTGCGGCATTAA
- a CDS encoding FecR domain-containing protein produces MIEQNEIDEKLLAYLLDELDDVGREEVKAWLEESERNKEYFREFQRVHLEFQWGVYAREVKSDFNVLRKKLRRRSSLQVWYGVAAAVVILLSVGGMLLWNSGEIEEKPVQVAKKVTIQPGKSQAILVLSSGEEVAMGNVSRQLEEKDGTSVVVSETGRISYQSAEGKGGISKDTARVMNRLVIPRGGEFNLTLSDGTRVWLNAETELRYPVQFNGKERVVYLKGEAYFEVSKNKEKPFLVQVDDMSVKVYGTEFNVNTYNKIETVLVTGSVGMNQGGKEVLLKPNQKGVFDQVSGKITVEDVDVLAYVSWKNGDFIFRNESLNSIMDKLSRWYGLEVLYQDAGLQDVRLSGNLKRYKDVRELFVSFEKISDARFKVQGNKVIVSSK; encoded by the coding sequence ATGATAGAGCAAAACGAAATAGATGAAAAATTACTGGCGTATCTTCTTGATGAGTTGGATGATGTCGGGCGGGAGGAAGTTAAGGCATGGCTCGAAGAGAGTGAACGTAACAAGGAATATTTCCGGGAATTTCAACGGGTACATCTGGAATTTCAATGGGGCGTATATGCCCGGGAGGTAAAATCGGATTTCAATGTCTTGCGGAAAAAATTGAGAAGGCGCTCCTCTCTTCAAGTTTGGTATGGCGTGGCCGCAGCTGTGGTGATATTACTGAGTGTGGGTGGAATGCTATTATGGAATTCGGGAGAGATAGAGGAAAAACCGGTACAGGTGGCAAAAAAGGTAACCATTCAACCGGGAAAATCACAAGCCATATTAGTGTTGTCTTCGGGAGAGGAAGTGGCGATGGGTAATGTTTCCCGGCAATTGGAAGAAAAGGATGGAACGTCTGTTGTGGTGAGTGAGACGGGTCGAATCTCCTACCAGTCAGCCGAGGGTAAAGGAGGAATAAGCAAGGATACGGCAAGAGTAATGAACCGTTTGGTTATTCCGAGAGGAGGAGAATTTAATCTAACCTTGTCCGATGGCACCCGTGTGTGGTTGAATGCCGAGACCGAGTTACGTTATCCGGTACAATTCAATGGAAAAGAGCGGGTCGTTTATTTGAAAGGAGAAGCTTATTTTGAAGTTTCCAAGAATAAGGAAAAGCCTTTCTTGGTACAGGTTGATGATATGTCTGTCAAAGTGTACGGAACGGAATTTAACGTAAACACCTACAACAAGATCGAAACCGTTTTGGTGACAGGAAGTGTGGGTATGAATCAAGGAGGAAAAGAGGTGTTGTTGAAACCTAACCAGAAAGGCGTGTTTGATCAAGTGTCGGGTAAAATCACGGTGGAGGATGTGGATGTATTGGCTTATGTGTCGTGGAAAAACGGGGATTTCATTTTCCGGAATGAATCTCTGAACTCGATCATGGATAAATTGAGTCGGTGGTACGGGTTGGAAGTACTTTACCAAGATGCCGGGTTACAGGACGTACGATTGTCCGGAAACTTGAAACGTTACAAGGACGTACGGGAATTGTTTGTTTCTTTTGAAAAAATATCAGATGCACGTTTTAAAGTACAAGGAAATAAAGTAATAGTAAGTAGTAAATAA
- a CDS encoding sigma-70 family RNA polymerase sigma factor codes for MRPIDQEICSLLKVRKIGGMELLFREYYKPLVVWATTFLHDTQRAEDIVQDFFVKLWEKPYSALLPETLKSYLFTSIRNLALNQLDKIDPLRRACDVTYYDSPWKEYDNFEDEVFRRVEEELEKLTPRAQDVIRKIYLEGMKYKDVADKLGISVATVNSILVRALKKLRQQADNKDELAIYLFFLEKSLISEQ; via the coding sequence ATGCGTCCGATAGATCAAGAGATTTGCTCGTTATTAAAAGTGCGGAAGATTGGCGGAATGGAACTTCTGTTTCGTGAATACTACAAGCCGTTGGTGGTTTGGGCCACGACTTTTTTACATGATACCCAGCGGGCTGAAGATATTGTGCAGGACTTTTTCGTGAAACTTTGGGAAAAACCTTATTCCGCATTACTTCCGGAAACGTTGAAATCTTACCTGTTTACCTCTATTCGTAATCTGGCATTAAACCAGTTAGATAAAATTGATCCTCTGCGCCGGGCTTGTGATGTGACTTACTACGATAGTCCTTGGAAGGAGTATGATAACTTTGAGGACGAAGTTTTTCGGCGTGTAGAGGAAGAACTGGAAAAATTGACTCCCCGGGCGCAGGACGTGATCCGTAAGATATATTTGGAAGGGATGAAATATAAGGATGTGGCAGATAAGTTGGGAATATCTGTTGCCACGGTAAATAGTATTCTGGTAAGGGCATTAAAAAAACTCCGTCAACAGGCTGATAATAAGGATGAGTTGGCAATCTATTTATTTTTTCTTGAAAAAAGTTTGATTTCAGAGCAATGA
- a CDS encoding L,D-transpeptidase: MMILRHYITILFLMGWGWNSFAVKIEKKLLYDKHTLQDTYKYGKLERRFQWDKISVFLDSLEAFQERNDGYGMLRNYKNANGVAPLTRKYVTNKYKQIQDTFGVNRYQGIPLYRLDDVRVPERYGRDGAYVSVISDSADYFQVIPATFGGIWHVPKKYMKLIGPLSIKKVIFVDRTNQNIATLEQEGATWLVRSMNPITTGANRPPYQQPTPPGIYFIQRKLSEMLFLKDGSDEEGGFAPYASRFTGGAYLHGVPVNYPDNKLIEYSWTLGTTPRSHMCVRNATSHAKFMYDWSEVEKTLVIVFD; the protein is encoded by the coding sequence ATGATGATATTAAGACACTATATTACAATTCTCTTTTTGATGGGGTGGGGCTGGAATAGTTTTGCCGTGAAAATCGAGAAAAAATTGCTATATGACAAACATACGTTACAGGATACCTATAAATACGGAAAACTGGAGAGGCGTTTTCAATGGGATAAAATTTCAGTGTTTCTGGATTCGCTGGAGGCTTTTCAGGAAAGGAATGACGGGTACGGGATGTTGCGGAATTACAAGAACGCAAACGGGGTGGCGCCTCTCACGAGAAAGTACGTGACCAATAAATACAAGCAGATTCAAGATACTTTCGGGGTGAATCGTTACCAGGGAATTCCTCTCTACCGCTTGGATGATGTTCGTGTACCGGAGCGCTACGGACGGGACGGGGCTTATGTTTCCGTGATCAGCGATAGTGCCGATTACTTTCAGGTTATCCCGGCAACATTTGGCGGAATATGGCATGTTCCTAAAAAATACATGAAACTGATAGGGCCTCTTTCGATTAAAAAAGTTATATTTGTTGACCGAACGAATCAGAATATTGCAACTTTGGAACAAGAAGGAGCGACTTGGTTGGTGAGAAGTATGAACCCGATAACGACGGGAGCTAACCGACCGCCTTACCAGCAACCGACACCGCCGGGAATTTATTTTATACAGCGGAAATTGTCGGAGATGCTTTTCTTGAAGGATGGGTCAGACGAGGAAGGAGGTTTCGCTCCTTATGCCAGTCGGTTTACCGGGGGAGCCTATTTACACGGGGTTCCGGTCAATTATCCCGATAACAAGTTGATTGAATATAGCTGGACGCTCGGAACGACACCCCGGTCTCATATGTGTGTGAGGAATGCGACATCACATGCCAAGTTCATGTACGATTGGTCGGAGGTGGAAAAGACTTTGGTAATTGTGTTTGATTGA
- a CDS encoding V-type ATP synthase subunit D produces the protein MIKFQYNKTSLQGLDKQLKMRVRALPTIKNKESALRSEVKKAKQVADEFNVKLEETLNSLNDMLQLYDEYKEDILVVKDVRMSVKKIAGVKTPVLDGVDYEVKDFSLFNQPGWLLDGVEYIKEVVSIALEREFFTRKMELLDKARKKTTQKVNLYEKVQIPGFQEAIRKIKRFLEDEENLSKSSQKIVKTRKLMEE, from the coding sequence GTGATAAAGTTTCAATATAATAAGACATCGCTTCAAGGGCTGGATAAGCAGTTGAAGATGCGAGTGAGGGCATTGCCTACCATCAAAAATAAGGAGTCGGCTTTGCGTTCGGAGGTGAAGAAGGCGAAACAGGTGGCGGATGAGTTTAATGTGAAGTTGGAAGAAACGCTGAATTCATTGAACGATATGCTGCAACTTTATGACGAGTATAAGGAAGATATACTTGTCGTGAAGGATGTCAGGATGTCGGTGAAAAAGATTGCCGGGGTAAAGACGCCTGTTCTCGACGGGGTGGATTACGAGGTGAAGGATTTCAGCTTGTTTAATCAACCCGGGTGGCTACTCGATGGTGTGGAATACATCAAAGAGGTAGTAAGTATCGCTTTGGAGAGGGAATTTTTCACCCGGAAAATGGAGCTGTTGGATAAGGCGAGAAAGAAAACGACACAGAAGGTGAATTTGTACGAGAAAGTGCAGATTCCGGGATTCCAAGAGGCGATTCGCAAGATCAAGCGGTTCTTGGAAGACGAGGAAAACCTTTCCAAGTCGTCACAGAAGATCGTGAAAACCCGTAAATTGATGGAGGAATAG
- a CDS encoding SusC/RagA family TonB-linked outer membrane protein → MKSNWKSAVFSVKKSKTFKIMRLLMIFCFFFVSGAMANGYSQEQVVSLNLHQCDVNTLCQEIWKQTGLRFIYNEEHVKNLTAFDVKADKKTVREVLDQVFDNTSLRYFFEQDVIYILAKSGQVKKPETKQASGTVKDKKGEPLPGVTVLIKGTHNGVVTDIDGNFMIKIPSDTVTFVFSFVGMKKQEVKYAPGKKLNIVMEEDVEQMEEVVVTGYQTLSKERNAGSFGIVSGSEIKERVGLTGSVLESMEGLTSGLNINYADGQDKYLIRGLTSISSNRSPLFVVDGVAMSSENFENMVNSNDIENITFLKDATAASIWGARAANGVVVITTKKGKDTDRKIKISYDGSFTYKGMPDFGYMQYMSSGTLIKSATEIFDPEFYTWNAVTTTNNGISGFLPIVYPHELPMYKAVNKEYTEAERDEELARLASLNNRSQIEDLFMQPAFFTNHSLSFMGGSGVHRYYGSLGFGNDQTNDKVRTNKYMLNLKQDFNFTDWLKIDLTVNLAMTDKKNKSMYSVDNSILPYMMFKDENGNALSHSVLNFYEPDRLNYENLSGVSLDYIPLEDNRDGFNKSTLLNARVNAGIEIKLWKGLSYSGRFQYQRSEGKAEQFNDQESFSVRRELVEFAQAATTENGVPTFYLPETGGHYTNTSTYNTDWTVRNQLMYDRNFEESASHVTGLAGMEVRGTLTNSHGTFSRGYDPQTMTYNSYDEGELIKNGIKNPILKQGTSAVNKLTKKHFTDSETEYRFVSFYANGAYTYNSKYTLNASIRVDQSNLFGSDPSVQYKPVWSVGGAWTLGQENFMQRIGWLDRLVLRFSYGLGGNSPDPGLGGPYDVLIVTQDATYPGKGYNVVTPANDKLTWEKTRTVNAGVDFSVLQGRLNGSLDAYFKKTTDLLGNVPLNPVTGWVNALANLGTMTNKGFEFSLNSQNMSGVFNWSTNFTLTYNKNKIEELSVANALSPSSIIYENYVEGYAAGSLFAYRWAGLDNMGDPQVYDENGEKVKLTQDLTDLKCMRYMGTMQAPWYGGLTNTFSYKGIELSCMFVYNLGHKMRNDVNQFYAGRITSNLHKDFDKRWRQPGDENITDIPSYEANTKTSTTRRDISLYRFSDQQVLDASYIKLRNLSLAYALPSGICDRLSAENIKIRFQVSNLFYWAANHQGIDPEAMNLRNGVRATQFGPSWSIGLTVNFK, encoded by the coding sequence ATGAAATCTAATTGGAAAAGCGCTGTTTTCAGCGTGAAAAAATCAAAGACTTTTAAAATTATGAGACTGTTGATGATTTTTTGTTTCTTTTTCGTTTCCGGGGCCATGGCGAATGGTTACTCGCAGGAGCAAGTTGTTTCCCTCAATTTGCATCAATGCGACGTGAACACGTTGTGTCAGGAAATATGGAAACAGACTGGGTTACGCTTCATTTATAATGAAGAACACGTGAAAAATCTGACAGCTTTTGACGTGAAGGCGGACAAGAAAACGGTGCGGGAAGTGTTGGATCAGGTTTTTGATAACACTTCGTTGCGTTATTTCTTCGAACAGGATGTGATTTATATCCTTGCGAAGAGCGGTCAGGTGAAAAAGCCGGAAACGAAACAGGCTTCCGGAACGGTAAAGGATAAAAAAGGAGAGCCACTTCCGGGTGTAACGGTGTTGATTAAAGGAACTCACAACGGGGTGGTAACCGACATCGACGGAAACTTTATGATTAAGATTCCAAGTGACACGGTCACTTTTGTCTTCTCTTTCGTGGGTATGAAAAAACAAGAGGTGAAATACGCTCCCGGTAAGAAACTGAACATCGTGATGGAAGAAGACGTGGAGCAGATGGAGGAAGTGGTCGTGACTGGATATCAAACCCTATCAAAAGAGAGAAATGCCGGTTCTTTCGGTATTGTTTCCGGTAGCGAGATTAAAGAGCGTGTTGGATTGACCGGTAGTGTGTTGGAAAGTATGGAGGGATTGACTTCCGGTTTGAATATCAACTATGCCGACGGACAGGATAAATACTTGATCCGGGGATTAACTTCCATTTCATCCAACCGGAGCCCGTTGTTCGTGGTTGACGGGGTGGCCATGAGCTCCGAAAATTTCGAGAACATGGTGAATAGCAATGACATTGAAAACATCACGTTTTTGAAAGATGCAACGGCAGCATCTATCTGGGGAGCCCGGGCGGCTAACGGTGTTGTCGTGATCACGACGAAAAAAGGTAAAGATACCGATCGGAAGATTAAAATCAGTTATGACGGCTCCTTTACTTATAAAGGAATGCCTGATTTTGGTTATATGCAGTATATGTCAAGCGGCACGTTAATCAAAAGTGCGACAGAAATATTTGATCCGGAATTTTATACTTGGAATGCGGTAACGACAACCAACAACGGTATTAGCGGATTCCTCCCGATCGTGTATCCTCACGAACTCCCGATGTACAAGGCTGTCAATAAGGAGTATACCGAAGCCGAAAGGGATGAGGAACTTGCGAGACTGGCCTCTCTGAATAATCGTTCGCAAATTGAAGATTTGTTCATGCAACCGGCTTTTTTCACTAATCATAGCCTTTCCTTCATGGGGGGAAGCGGGGTACATCGTTATTACGGATCCTTGGGTTTCGGTAATGATCAGACCAACGATAAAGTGCGGACAAATAAATACATGCTAAATCTGAAGCAGGATTTTAATTTCACCGATTGGTTGAAAATTGATTTGACGGTCAATTTGGCCATGACGGACAAAAAAAACAAATCGATGTATTCGGTGGATAATAGCATATTACCTTATATGATGTTCAAGGACGAGAATGGAAATGCACTTTCTCATTCTGTGTTGAATTTTTACGAGCCAGATCGCTTGAATTACGAGAATTTAAGTGGAGTTAGTCTGGATTATATTCCTTTGGAAGATAATCGGGATGGATTCAATAAATCGACACTTCTGAATGCCCGGGTGAATGCCGGAATTGAAATTAAACTATGGAAGGGCTTGAGTTATAGCGGTCGTTTCCAATACCAACGCAGCGAAGGTAAAGCCGAACAATTTAATGATCAAGAATCCTTCTCCGTGCGTCGGGAATTAGTGGAATTTGCTCAAGCTGCCACGACAGAGAACGGGGTACCCACGTTCTATTTGCCGGAAACCGGAGGTCATTACACGAATACCTCGACGTATAACACGGACTGGACTGTACGTAACCAGTTAATGTATGATCGGAACTTTGAAGAGAGCGCCTCTCACGTGACCGGTCTTGCCGGAATGGAGGTTCGAGGAACCTTGACCAATAGTCATGGCACCTTCTCTAGGGGATATGACCCGCAGACAATGACGTATAATTCTTATGACGAGGGCGAATTAATAAAGAACGGGATCAAGAATCCGATTTTAAAACAAGGAACGTCTGCCGTGAACAAATTGACAAAGAAACATTTCACGGACAGCGAGACGGAATATCGTTTTGTTTCTTTCTACGCTAACGGGGCGTATACCTATAATTCCAAGTACACGCTGAATGCCAGTATCCGTGTGGACCAGTCAAATCTATTCGGGAGTGATCCGAGTGTTCAATACAAACCGGTATGGTCCGTTGGTGGTGCATGGACCCTGGGACAAGAAAACTTCATGCAGCGCATCGGTTGGTTGGATCGCTTGGTTCTTCGCTTTAGCTACGGTTTGGGTGGAAACTCTCCGGATCCGGGTTTGGGCGGACCGTATGATGTATTGATTGTGACGCAGGATGCTACTTATCCGGGTAAAGGGTATAACGTCGTGACTCCTGCCAATGATAAATTGACTTGGGAAAAGACCCGGACCGTCAATGCTGGGGTGGATTTCTCGGTGTTACAAGGACGTTTGAACGGAAGCTTGGATGCTTATTTCAAAAAAACGACCGATTTGTTGGGTAACGTGCCATTGAATCCTGTTACGGGTTGGGTGAACGCCTTAGCAAACTTGGGAACGATGACGAATAAGGGATTTGAATTCTCGTTGAATAGTCAGAATATGAGTGGCGTGTTTAACTGGTCAACGAATTTTACATTGACTTACAATAAAAACAAGATTGAAGAGTTATCTGTTGCAAATGCCTTATCTCCTTCCAGTATTATCTATGAAAACTATGTAGAGGGATATGCCGCCGGTAGTTTATTTGCTTATCGCTGGGCAGGTTTGGATAATATGGGAGACCCGCAAGTGTACGATGAGAACGGGGAGAAGGTGAAACTGACACAGGACCTTACCGATTTGAAATGTATGCGCTACATGGGAACCATGCAGGCTCCCTGGTATGGAGGTTTGACAAACACGTTTAGCTACAAGGGGATAGAATTGTCATGTATGTTTGTCTATAACTTGGGACATAAAATGCGGAATGATGTCAATCAATTTTATGCGGGGCGTATCACCTCGAACTTGCACAAGGATTTCGACAAACGGTGGCGTCAACCCGGGGATGAAAATATTACGGATATTCCTTCTTACGAGGCGAACACGAAGACTTCAACTACTCGTCGGGATATAAGTCTCTAT